One Streptococcus sp. S1 DNA window includes the following coding sequences:
- the mef(A) gene encoding macrolide efflux MFS transporter Mef(A), whose amino-acid sequence MEKYNNWKRKFYAIWAGQAVSLITSAILQMAIIFYLTEKTGSAMVLSMASLVGFLPYAILGPAIGVLVDRHDRKKIMIGADLIIAAAGAVLAIVAFCMELPVWMIMIVLFIRSIGTAFHTPALNAVTPLLVPEEQLTKCAGYSQSLQSISYIVSPAVAALLYSVWDLNAIIAIDVLGAVIASITVAIVRIPKLGNQVQSLEPNFIREMKEGVVVLRQNKGLFALLLLGTLYTFVYMPINALFPLISMEHFNGTPVHISITEISFAFGMLAGGLLLGRLGGFEKHVLLITSSFFIMGTSLAVSGILPPNGFVIFVVCCAIMGLSVPFYSGVQTALFQEKIKPEYLGRVFSLIGSIMSLAMPIGLILSGFFADKIGVNHWFLLSGILIIGIAIVCQMITEVRKLDLK is encoded by the coding sequence ATGGAAAAATACAACAATTGGAAACGAAAATTTTATGCAATATGGGCAGGGCAAGCAGTATCATTAATCACTAGTGCCATCCTGCAAATGGCGATTATTTTTTACCTTACAGAAAAAACAGGATCTGCGATGGTCTTGTCTATGGCTTCATTAGTAGGTTTTTTACCCTATGCGATTTTGGGACCTGCCATTGGTGTGCTAGTGGATCGTCATGATAGGAAGAAGATAATGATTGGTGCCGATTTAATTATCGCAGCAGCTGGTGCAGTGCTTGCTATTGTTGCATTCTGTATGGAGCTACCTGTCTGGATGATTATGATAGTATTGTTTATCCGTAGCATTGGAACAGCTTTTCATACCCCAGCACTCAATGCGGTTACACCACTTTTAGTACCAGAAGAACAGCTAACGAAATGCGCAGGCTATAGTCAGTCTTTGCAGTCTATAAGCTATATTGTTAGTCCGGCAGTTGCAGCACTCTTATACTCCGTTTGGGATTTAAATGCTATTATTGCCATCGACGTATTGGGTGCTGTGATTGCATCTATTACGGTAGCAATTGTACGTATACCTAAGCTGGGTAATCAAGTGCAAAGTTTAGAACCAAATTTCATAAGGGAGATGAAAGAAGGAGTTGTGGTTCTGAGACAAAACAAAGGATTGTTTGCCTTATTACTCTTAGGAACACTATATACTTTTGTTTATATGCCAATCAATGCACTATTTCCTTTAATAAGCATGGAACACTTTAATGGAACGCCTGTGCATATTTCTATTACGGAAATTTCCTTTGCATTTGGGATGCTAGCAGGAGGCTTATTATTAGGAAGATTAGGGGGCTTCGAAAAGCATGTATTACTAATAACAAGTTCATTTTTTATAATGGGGACCAGTTTAGCCGTTTCGGGAATACTTCCTCCAAATGGATTTGTAATATTCGTAGTTTGCTGTGCAATAATGGGGCTTTCGGTGCCATTTTATAGCGGTGTGCAAACAGCTCTTTTTCAGGAGAAAATTAAGCCTGAATATTTAGGACGTGTATTTTCTTTGATCGGAAGTATCATGTCACTTGCTATGCCAATTGGGTTAATTCTTTCTGGATTCTTTGCTGATAAAATCGGTGTAAATCATTGGTTTTTACTATCAGGTATTTTAATTATTGGCATTGCTATAGTTTGCCAAATGATAACTGAGGTTAGAAAATTAGATTTAAAATAA
- the rlmD gene encoding 23S rRNA (uracil(1939)-C(5))-methyltransferase RlmD, protein MLKKNEIVTVEIVDLTHEGAGVAKVDGLVFFVENALPGEVIRMRVLKVNKKIGYGKVEEYLEKSPHRNEELDLAYLRSGIADLGHLAYPEQLKFKAKQVKDSLYKMAGISDIEVPLTLGMDHPVKYRNKAQVPVRRVNGQVETGFFRKNSHDLMPIEDFYIQNPVIDQVVLALRDLIRRFDLKPYDEKEQSGLIRNLVVRRGHHSGEIMVILVTTRPKVFRVDQLIEQLIKQFPAIKSVMQNINDQNTNAIFGKEWRTLYGQDYITDQMLGNSFQISGPAFYQVNTEMAEKLYQTAIDFAELRAEDIVIDAYSGIGTIGLSVAKHVKEVYGVEVIPEAVENSQKNARLNGISNAHYVCDTAENAMKNWLKEGIQPTAILVDPPRKGLTESFIRASAQTGADRIAYISCNVATMARDIKLYQELGYELKKVQPVDLFPQTHHVEAVSLLVKE, encoded by the coding sequence ATGTTAAAGAAAAATGAAATTGTAACGGTTGAGATTGTCGATTTGACCCACGAAGGAGCAGGAGTGGCTAAGGTCGATGGCCTGGTCTTTTTTGTGGAGAATGCCCTGCCAGGAGAAGTCATTCGCATGCGCGTGCTCAAGGTCAATAAGAAGATCGGCTACGGAAAAGTAGAGGAGTACTTGGAAAAATCCCCTCACCGCAATGAAGAACTAGACCTGGCTTACTTGCGAAGCGGTATTGCCGACTTGGGCCACCTAGCTTATCCGGAGCAGCTGAAATTCAAGGCCAAACAGGTCAAGGATAGCCTCTACAAGATGGCAGGAATTTCCGATATCGAAGTGCCCCTGACCTTGGGGATGGACCATCCCGTCAAGTATCGCAACAAGGCCCAGGTCCCTGTCCGTCGCGTCAATGGTCAGGTAGAGACAGGCTTCTTTCGGAAAAACTCTCATGATCTAATGCCGATTGAAGATTTCTATATCCAAAATCCAGTCATTGACCAAGTGGTCTTGGCGCTTCGGGACTTGATTCGTCGATTTGACCTCAAGCCTTATGATGAAAAAGAACAATCTGGCTTGATTCGCAATCTCGTCGTCCGCCGAGGTCACCATTCAGGAGAAATCATGGTCATTTTGGTCACTACTCGTCCCAAGGTTTTCCGTGTCGACCAGTTGATCGAGCAGTTGATCAAGCAATTTCCAGCCATCAAATCCGTTATGCAAAATATCAATGACCAGAATACCAATGCCATTTTTGGAAAAGAATGGCGGACGCTTTATGGTCAAGACTATATTACCGATCAAATGTTGGGCAATAGCTTCCAAATATCTGGTCCAGCCTTTTACCAAGTCAATACCGAAATGGCAGAGAAGCTTTATCAGACAGCTATTGACTTTGCGGAGTTGAGAGCAGAGGATATCGTGATTGACGCTTACTCCGGAATTGGGACCATTGGCTTGTCAGTTGCCAAGCATGTCAAAGAAGTCTATGGAGTTGAGGTCATCCCTGAAGCAGTGGAGAATAGCCAGAAGAATGCTAGATTAAACGGCATCAGCAATGCCCACTATGTCTGTGACACAGCTGAAAATGCAATGAAGAATTGGCTCAAGGAAGGCATCCAACCAACTGCTATCCTAGTTGACCCACCACGCAAGGGCTTGACCGAAAGCTTTATCAGAGCAAGTGCCCAAACAGGGGCTGACCGCATCGCCTATATCTCCTGTAACGTCGCCACCATGGCGCGTGATATCAAACTCTATCAAGAGTTAGGTTATGAATTGAAGAAAGTCCAGCCGGTTGATCTGTTCCCACAAACGCACCATGTTGAGGCGGTAAGTTTGCTAGTCAAGGAGTAA